Proteins from one Paenibacillus amylolyticus genomic window:
- a CDS encoding DUF370 domain-containing protein, which translates to MAIKLINIGFGNIVSANRIISIVSPESAPIKRIIQEARDRHMLIDATYGRRTRAVIITDSDHVILSAVQPETVAHRLSSKDDDNDE; encoded by the coding sequence ATGGCAATCAAACTCATTAACATTGGATTCGGTAACATCGTATCGGCGAACCGGATTATATCCATCGTGAGTCCGGAATCGGCGCCGATCAAGAGAATTATACAAGAGGCAAGAGATCGCCACATGCTGATTGATGCAACGTACGGAAGACGTACTCGTGCCGTAATTATTACGGATAGCGATCATGTCATTCTGTCTGCAGTTCAGCCTGAGACGGTCGCCCATCGTCTTTCTTCGAAAGATGATGATAACGACGAATAA
- the rpoZ gene encoding DNA-directed RNA polymerase subunit omega — translation MLYPSIDEMMNKVDSKYSLVVAASRRARQLREGEKTDLRGARSHKQVGVALEEIYGDLLVVIKGQDEEEE, via the coding sequence ATGCTGTATCCTTCTATTGATGAAATGATGAACAAAGTCGACAGCAAGTATTCCCTTGTTGTTGCTGCTTCCCGCCGGGCTAGACAGCTACGTGAAGGTGAAAAAACGGATTTAAGAGGTGCGAGATCCCATAAACAGGTTGGCGTTGCACTGGAAGAAATCTATGGAGACCTGCTCGTTGTCATCAAAGGACAGGACGAAGAAGAAGAGTAA
- the coaBC gene encoding bifunctional phosphopantothenoylcysteine decarboxylase/phosphopantothenate--cysteine ligase CoaBC encodes MLNGKKIVLGVTGGIAAYKAATLCSRLVQKGADVHVIMTASATQFITELTLQTLTRNTVYTDTFDEREPAVVSHIHLADLADLVLVAPATANVIAKMAHGMADDMLSTTLLATTAPVMIAPAMNVHMYDHPAVKHNMNLLVERGAMMIEPGEGLLACGYVGKGRLEEPESIVDVVERFFEQRESADRSRQGQASLLQGKKVVVTAGGTIERIDPVRYITNDSSGKMGFAIAAAARDLGADVKLVLGNTQAKPPENVELIPVQSAQDMYEAVTREWHDADIVVKAAAVADYRPKDVYTEKIKKKGDTLSLELVKNIDILETLGKQKTHQFLIGFAAETQSVEMYAREKLERKNCDLIVANDVTRTGAGFGTDTNAVHIYDREGLVEELPVLAKDDVAHRLLRIAAERIAGRN; translated from the coding sequence ATGTTGAACGGTAAAAAAATCGTGCTTGGTGTGACAGGCGGCATAGCCGCTTACAAAGCGGCAACATTATGCAGCAGACTGGTACAAAAGGGAGCGGATGTTCATGTAATTATGACAGCTTCCGCTACACAGTTTATTACCGAATTGACGCTGCAAACGTTGACCCGAAACACCGTATATACCGATACATTTGATGAGCGTGAGCCAGCAGTCGTATCTCATATTCATCTGGCCGATCTGGCTGATCTGGTTCTGGTTGCTCCGGCTACAGCGAATGTGATTGCCAAGATGGCGCATGGCATGGCCGATGATATGCTCTCCACAACGCTGCTTGCCACGACAGCCCCTGTCATGATTGCTCCAGCGATGAATGTGCATATGTATGATCATCCAGCTGTAAAGCATAACATGAACCTGCTTGTGGAACGGGGCGCCATGATGATTGAACCGGGTGAAGGTCTGCTTGCGTGCGGGTATGTAGGCAAGGGACGTCTGGAAGAACCGGAGAGCATTGTGGACGTGGTGGAACGTTTCTTTGAGCAGCGAGAGTCTGCAGACCGTAGTCGGCAGGGACAAGCTTCATTGTTACAAGGCAAGAAGGTTGTCGTTACGGCTGGGGGTACAATTGAGCGGATTGACCCCGTACGATATATTACGAACGATTCGTCTGGCAAAATGGGATTTGCCATAGCTGCAGCTGCGCGTGATCTGGGGGCGGATGTGAAATTGGTTTTGGGGAATACCCAAGCCAAACCACCGGAGAACGTTGAGTTGATCCCTGTTCAGTCTGCACAGGATATGTATGAAGCTGTAACACGTGAGTGGCATGACGCAGATATCGTGGTTAAAGCGGCGGCTGTTGCCGATTATCGCCCTAAGGATGTTTACACTGAGAAGATCAAGAAGAAAGGCGACACGTTGTCGCTCGAACTTGTTAAAAATATAGATATTCTTGAAACGCTGGGCAAGCAGAAAACCCATCAGTTTTTGATTGGTTTTGCTGCAGAGACTCAGTCCGTTGAGATGTACGCACGTGAGAAATTGGAACGGAAAAACTGTGATCTGATCGTAGCCAATGACGTAACCCGAACGGGTGCAGGATTTGGAACAGACACCAACGCGGTACATATCTATGACCGGGAAGGTTTGGTGGAGGAGCTTCCAGTGTTGGCCAAGGACGATGTGGCTCATCGGTTGCTCCGGATTGCGGCGGAGCGCATTGCCGGGAGGAATTAG
- the def gene encoding peptide deformylase, with the protein MSIRIIVQEPDEVLHKRAKEVTKITPNVQKLLDDMADTMYDAEGVGLAAPQVGILKRLIVIDAGDEQGLIKMINPEIIASEGEQFGPEGCLSIPGINGDVRRFETVTVKGLDREGKELIITGSGLLSRAFQHEIDHLDGVLFTDIAEKVYEIAADQTGPRRN; encoded by the coding sequence ATGTCGATTCGCATTATCGTGCAAGAACCAGATGAGGTGCTCCACAAGAGAGCCAAAGAAGTAACCAAAATTACACCAAACGTACAAAAATTGCTGGATGATATGGCTGATACCATGTACGATGCGGAAGGTGTAGGTCTTGCTGCACCACAGGTTGGTATTTTGAAACGTCTGATTGTTATCGACGCAGGTGATGAGCAAGGGCTGATCAAAATGATTAACCCGGAGATCATTGCAAGTGAGGGAGAGCAATTTGGACCGGAGGGTTGTCTGAGTATCCCTGGTATCAATGGTGATGTTCGCCGTTTTGAGACCGTTACGGTCAAAGGACTGGATCGTGAAGGCAAAGAGCTGATTATTACAGGTAGCGGCTTGCTCTCCCGTGCATTCCAGCATGAAATTGATCATCTGGATGGCGTACTCTTTACGGATATTGCCGAGAAAGTGTACGAAATTGCAGCCGATCAAACGGGACCGCGTCGTAATTAA
- the rsmB gene encoding 16S rRNA (cytosine(967)-C(5))-methyltransferase RsmB, with protein MSGNTSGRSSGRGQKVSSNAASRPQKPKTSARALAVKVLSAVEQDGAYSNLELNRRLKEADLSPADAGLATELVYGTIARLNTLDYYLERFVAKGLSKLQPWVRSLLRISVYQMIYLDRIPEHAVVSEAVNLAKKLGHQGISGMVNGVLRNMIRNRDELRIPEHLPVAERISLEHSHPLWMVERWITHYGEETAEAICRANNEPPAVSVRVNTTMTTREKLMHEMASTGAVVEASQLSSDGILVRSGGNMALTSWYRDGLFSVQDESSMLVAEAVAPEEDQLVLDCCAAPGGKTAHMAEKMHDRGRIIANDVHVHKRQLILDQAERLGLSCIDAVTGDALDLNERYPEASFDRILLDAPCSGLGVIRRKPDVKWTKSVEDIEDIARLQRELLDRVSPLLKPGGILVYSTCTIEPAENEDMVADFLHRHPEYRPAEASVWSESETANLNVVNGGVQILPQYAHSDGFFIARLTKTAE; from the coding sequence ATGAGTGGTAATACATCAGGACGTTCGTCAGGACGAGGTCAGAAAGTTTCCTCAAATGCAGCATCTCGCCCCCAGAAACCGAAAACATCGGCTCGTGCACTGGCAGTCAAAGTTCTGAGTGCTGTTGAACAAGATGGAGCATACAGTAATCTGGAGTTGAACCGTCGTCTGAAAGAGGCGGATCTAAGTCCTGCGGATGCTGGACTGGCTACCGAATTGGTGTACGGAACAATCGCCAGATTGAATACACTAGATTATTATCTGGAACGTTTCGTCGCCAAAGGCTTATCGAAACTGCAACCCTGGGTTCGCAGCCTGCTGCGGATCAGCGTATATCAGATGATATACCTGGATCGGATACCAGAGCATGCCGTGGTAAGCGAAGCGGTTAATCTGGCGAAGAAACTGGGCCATCAGGGAATCTCGGGAATGGTGAATGGTGTACTTCGCAATATGATCCGCAATCGGGATGAGCTTCGTATACCAGAACATCTGCCCGTTGCCGAACGTATTTCACTAGAGCACTCCCACCCATTGTGGATGGTTGAACGCTGGATCACCCATTACGGCGAGGAGACAGCGGAAGCGATCTGTCGTGCGAATAATGAGCCGCCAGCAGTAAGTGTACGAGTCAACACAACGATGACCACACGGGAGAAGCTGATGCATGAGATGGCAAGCACAGGTGCAGTCGTTGAAGCTTCGCAGTTGAGTTCCGATGGAATCCTGGTACGCAGCGGCGGGAATATGGCCCTAACGTCCTGGTATCGGGATGGTTTGTTCTCTGTACAGGACGAAAGTTCCATGCTCGTAGCAGAAGCGGTTGCGCCGGAAGAAGACCAACTTGTATTGGATTGCTGCGCAGCTCCAGGGGGTAAAACAGCTCACATGGCAGAGAAAATGCATGATCGTGGCCGAATTATTGCTAACGATGTGCATGTGCACAAGCGCCAGCTGATCCTGGATCAGGCGGAGCGTCTCGGTCTGAGCTGTATTGATGCGGTAACAGGAGATGCCCTTGATCTGAACGAGCGGTATCCTGAAGCGTCATTTGACCGCATTTTGCTGGATGCACCATGTTCCGGCCTGGGTGTTATTCGTCGCAAGCCGGACGTGAAATGGACCAAATCCGTGGAAGATATCGAAGATATCGCACGCTTGCAGCGTGAACTGCTTGATCGCGTTTCGCCGTTGTTAAAACCAGGTGGTATTTTGGTTTATAGCACTTGTACGATTGAGCCTGCTGAGAATGAGGATATGGTTGCAGACTTCTTGCATCGACATCCGGAATATCGTCCGGCAGAAGCATCCGTCTGGTCTGAATCGGAGACAGCGAACTTGAATGTTGTAAACGGAGGCGTTCAGATCTTGCCACAGTATGCTCACAGTGACGGATTTTTCATCGCAAGGTTGACAAAAACAGCGGAATAA
- the rlmN gene encoding 23S rRNA (adenine(2503)-C(2))-methyltransferase RlmN has protein sequence MKPFIYDYSLEQLQQWAVENGEPAFRGGQIFDWIYVKRVNDFSEMTNLSKPLREKLTEQFEFVTLKEITKFESKDGTVKFLFGLHDDHAIETVIMKHNYGNSICVTTQVGCRIGCTFCASTLGGLKRNLTAGEIVAQVVQAQKILDERGERVSSIVIMGSGEPFENYEATMTFLRIMIHEKGLNIGQRHITVSTSGIVPNIYKFADEDTQINLAISIHAPNDALRSKLMPVNRRFPFEDVMESLRYYLAKTGRRITFEYALIGGVNDQPEHAAELASVLKNMLCHVNLIPVNHVPERKYVRTSRSDIFNFQKILSEQGVNVTIRREQGHDIAAACGQLRAKHMELR, from the coding sequence ATGAAACCTTTTATATATGATTATTCTCTGGAACAACTACAGCAATGGGCTGTTGAGAACGGGGAGCCGGCGTTTCGCGGTGGTCAAATCTTTGACTGGATTTATGTAAAACGCGTGAATGATTTCAGTGAAATGACGAATCTGTCCAAGCCATTGCGTGAAAAACTGACAGAGCAATTTGAATTCGTAACACTTAAGGAAATTACAAAGTTTGAATCCAAGGATGGAACGGTTAAATTCCTCTTTGGTCTTCATGATGATCATGCCATTGAGACAGTAATCATGAAGCATAACTACGGGAACAGCATCTGTGTAACCACACAGGTTGGATGTCGTATTGGCTGTACATTCTGCGCATCTACATTGGGTGGGCTCAAGCGTAACCTTACAGCCGGGGAAATTGTTGCCCAGGTTGTGCAGGCTCAGAAAATTCTGGATGAACGCGGCGAGCGCGTCAGCAGCATTGTAATCATGGGTTCAGGTGAACCTTTCGAAAACTATGAAGCAACGATGACTTTCCTGCGCATTATGATCCATGAAAAAGGTCTGAACATTGGTCAGCGTCATATCACGGTATCAACGAGCGGAATCGTTCCGAACATCTACAAGTTTGCAGATGAAGACACTCAGATTAACCTCGCCATTTCGATCCATGCACCGAATGATGCACTTCGTTCGAAATTGATGCCGGTTAACCGTCGTTTTCCTTTTGAAGACGTAATGGAGTCCCTTCGTTATTACCTGGCCAAAACAGGTCGGAGAATTACGTTTGAGTACGCACTCATTGGTGGTGTAAACGATCAGCCAGAGCATGCAGCAGAACTGGCAAGTGTGCTTAAGAACATGTTGTGCCACGTGAATCTGATTCCGGTTAACCATGTACCTGAACGGAAGTACGTAAGAACATCGAGAAGCGACATTTTCAATTTTCAGAAGATTCTCTCGG